A single Penaeus chinensis breed Huanghai No. 1 chromosome 7, ASM1920278v2, whole genome shotgun sequence DNA region contains:
- the LOC125027076 gene encoding glycogen debranching enzyme-like isoform X8 yields the protein MGLSLPKMGSGPGMSFSQQQPQVRVLTLNHGDHMDSTLFRLQKGWVLQLRPGPSLLGKAVSVFTNHPEDLGEGFTRNRYRRLQWKSDSRNKGDDTALYVEVVIISAGAFHFYFTYDDGVERERAQGSGYFIVDPTLTVGTNSESLSLDCVQCQTVLSKCLGPLPDWEQRLQVAYETGYNLVHFTPIQELGDSNSSYSIKDQHKLNTEFQTPDHQYTFADVEALIRRMRDEWKMLSLTDVVLNHTANDSNWIQDHPEATYNCQNSPHLRPAYLLDRVLYHMTVEVADGKWEDRGIPVAIREEKDLEAIKNVIHSHFLPQVKLHEFYTVDVDKTVEEFRRRISSNLPIVTRGKGDSSYKEEMVIIQDPNYGRRTCTVDMNIAVRLYNLASESNAKTLQGSGPEARDEEDRIVRCCAEFRRHVENLNQQRTSEIQAHLIQAVECVLGTIRYQRLQPDGPMIAEVSRDYPLVPPYFTHYGEDASLEEEEALMFGDKGCYLMAHNGWVMGDDPLNNFARSDCYVYLRRELVAWGDSVKLRYGEKPEDSPYVWDHMKRYCEYTARIFHGIRLDNCHSTPIHVAEYMLDAARKVRPDLYVIAELFTNSDLTDNVFVNRLGINSLIREAMSAPNSHEEGRLVYRYGGEPVGAFLLPPVRPLVPCIAHAIFLDLTHDNRSPAEVRTAWDMLPSTALVSMACCASGSTRGYDELVPHHIHVVDETRVYQAWTDAEPTRGECNESSGIVRCKRLLNKLHFELGANGYNQVFVDQVTEHVVTVTRHNPVTHQSVVLVAYTSFRPPAEARESHIRPLKVQGHLEEIIFEMQVKGKTSGEDDKSYPGFFNNDSEFINGLNSIIAEVKENIRPSESSLVRLTSPEDADETECQYTSEFTPGSVIAFRLSLLPRAQTAVNKIRGVLSEFGYKSRISEVTTHNVELMDIVNSLSLSDLNRVLYRCDEEEKDEGHGGGTYSIPNYGSLPYCGLQGVISVLSEIRVHNDLGHPLCSNLRDGDWMPEYIVTRLKHEPATQRLAKWFEDIFNWLKEVPRYLIPAYFDSIVTSVYLTLINRAWSLMGEFISQGSDFAKALSLCSVQFCGVVKSAVMPPLSPNLSSPQPPAVTDGSGSTKQMSVTIAAGLPHFSVGYMRNWGRDTFIALPGNLLITGRYDEARWIILAYASTMRHGLIPNLLDGGTKARFNCRDSVWWWLQSIQRYVAIVPDGNRIFRDRVSRLFPSDDSPPQEPGRHDQLLEDVIQETLQRHFQGVKFRERNAGFQIDREMCDEGFNNEIGVSLETGFVHGGTVHNCGTWMDKMGSSELAGIKGKPATPRDGSAVEIVGLCKSALRFLGQMYREDKFKYNSVERYDDTGNVTKWTYEFWEKKIQENFEKYYWIDENPIPDREPKPELINRRGIYKDSYNASQFWADYQLRCNFPVAVAVAPEMFTPKHAWIALKNAEKILLGPLGIKTLDPSDWAYNGDYDNANDSADPKIARGYNYHQGPEWVWPVGWLLRAQLAVAPKVGGFEELGRTMGHVKSLLAPHLTHVLSDAWRSLPELTNTNGAHCKDSNPAQSWSTGCVLEVLWEMDRIERGLRRSSMTGM from the exons CTACCCAAGATGGGAAGTGGACCTGGCATGAGCTTTAGCCAGCAGCAGCCGCAGGTTCGTGTGCTCACCCTCAACCATGGTGACCACATGGACTCTACGCTCTTCCGTCTACAGAAAG gGTGGGTACTTCAGCTCCGTCCCGGCCCATCTCTGCTGGGGAAGGCCGTCAGTGTGTTCACCAACCACCCAGAGGACCTAGGAGAGGGTTTCACCCGTAACCGTTATAGACGTCTCCAATGGAAAAGTGACTCTCGCAATAAGGGTGATGATACAGCCCTCTATGTTGAAGTAGTCATCATTTCAGCAGGAGCTTTCCATTTCTATTTCACCTATGATGATGG AGTGGAACGTGAAAGAGCTCAGGGCTCTGGCTACTTCATTGTAGACCCAACCCTCACTGTAGGCACCAATAGTGAATCTTTGAGTTTGGATTGCGTTCAGTGCCAGACTGTGTTGTCGAAATGCCTAGGACCTCTGCCTGACTGGGAACAAAGGTTGCAAGTGGCTTATGAGACTGGCTACAATCTGGTTCATTTTACTCCCATTCAG gaaCTTGGTGATTCAAATTCTTCCTACTCAATAAAGGATCAGCACAAGCTTAACACTGAGTTCCAGACCCCAGACCACCAGTACACCTTTGCTGATGTTGAGGCTCTCATCAGGAGAATGAGGGATGAATGGAAGATGTTATCCCTGACTGATGTGGTGCTGAACCACACAGCCAATGATTCTAACTGGATCCAGGACCATCCTGAGGCAACCTATAACTGCCAGAACTCCCCTCACCTCCGTCCTGCTTATCTTTTGGATCGTGTACTGTACCATATGACAGTTGAAGTGGCTGATGGCAAATGGGAAGATCGTGGTATCCCGGTGGCCATCAGGGAAGAAAAAGATCTTGAG gcTATTAAGAATGTTATTCATAGCCATTTCCTCCCACAAGTTAAACTCCATGAATTCTACACTGTGGATGTAGACAAAACAGTTGAAGAGTTCCGTCGCAGAATTTCCAGCAACCTTCCAATCGTCACCAGAGGCAAGGGTGATTCTTCATACAAAGAGGAAATGGTCATCATTCAGGACCCCAATTATGGAAGAAGAACCTGCACAGTTGATATGAATATTGCTGTGAGACTCTACAATTTAGCCAG TGAGTCGAATGCGAAGACCCTCCAGGGTAGTGG ACCTGAAGCCCGTGATGAGGAAGATCGAATTGTACGTTGCTGTGCTGAGTTCCGACGTCACGTTGAGAACCTCAATCAGCAGCGCACAAGTGAGATCCAGGCACACCTCATCCAGGCCGTTGAATGTGTTCTGGGAACGATCAG ATACCAGCGACTTCAACCAGATGGGCCTATGATTGCAGAGGTTTCCAGAGACTACCCTCTAGTACCACC GTACTTCACTCATTACGGAGAAGACGCTTccctggaggaggaagaggccctTATGTTTGGCGATAAGGGTTGCTATTTGATGGCACATAATGGATGGGTCATGGGTGATGATCCACTGAATAACTTTGCGAGATCAGACTGCTATGTCTACCTACGAAGGGAGTTGGTTGCATGGGGAGACAGTGTGAAGCTCAG GTATGGTGAGAAGCCTGAAGACAGTCCCTACGTATGGGATCACATGAAACGTTACTGTGAATATACAGCTCGCATCTTCCATGGCATCCGCTTGGACAACTGCCATTCCACCCCAATTCATGTTGCAGAG tACATGTTGGATGCTGCAAGGAAAGTCAGGCCTGATTTGTATGTAATTGCAGAGCTCTTCACTAATTCTGATCTTACAGACAATGTTTTTGTCAACCGTCTGGGCATCAATTCATTGATTAGAG AGGCCATGTCAGCACCAAACTCACATGAAGAAGGAAGGCTTGTGTACCGCTATGGAGGTGAACCTGTGGGTGCATTCCTGCTTCCCCCTGTACGGCCTCTGGTACCATGCATTGCTCACGCCATTTTCTTGGACTTGACACATGACAACCGCAGCCCTGCAGAGGTGCGAACTGCCTGGGATATGTTACCCTCAACAGCCCTTGTCAGCATGGCATGTTGTGCTTCTGGGTCAACAAGAGGCTATGATGAGTTAGTGCCACATCAT ATTCACGTTGTAGATGAAACACGTGTATATCAGGCTTGGACAGATGCTGAGCCAACAAGAGGAGAATGTAATGAGAGCTCAGGCATTGTCCGTTGTAAGAGGTTGTTGAACAAACTTCATTTTGAGCTTGGAGCTAATGGCTATAATCAG GTATTTGTGGATCAGGTGACAGAACATGTGGTTACAGTAACACGTCACAATCCTGTTACACACCAGAGTGTTGTATTGGTTGCCTACACTTCCTTCCGACCTCCAGCAGAGGCTCGTGAAAGTCACATCAGGCCACTGAAAGTACAGGGACACCTTGAGGAGATCATCTTTGAGATGCAAGTGAAAGGAAAAACATCAGG GGAGGATGATAAGTCATATCCAGGCTTCTTCAATAATGACTCGGAATTCATTAATGGTCTGAACAGTATCATTGCTGAGGTGAAAGAGAACATCAGACCAAGTGAGTCTTCACTTGTGCGACTAACTTCACCTGAGGATGCAGATGAAACTGAGTGCCAGTACACTTCTGAATTTACACCTGGTTCAGTTATTGCATTCAG ACTAAGTCTTCTTCCTCGTGCTCAGACTGCAGTGAACAAAATTCGTGGAGTTTTGTCAGAATTTGGTTATAAA TCAAGAATCTCAGAAGTCACTACTCATAATGTTGAGCTGATGGACATTGTGAACTCACTGTCCCTTTCCGACTTGAATCGTGTGCTGTATCGCtgcgacgaagaggagaaagacgaaggccATGGAGGAGGAACTTACTCAATCCCCAACTATGGCTCACTACCCTACTGTGGTCTTCAAG GGGTGATTTCTGTGCTGAGTGAGATTCGTGTGCACAATGACCTCGGACATCCTCTGTGTAGTAACCTCCGTGATGGTGATTGGATGCCTGAGTATATTGTCACACGTCTTAAACATGAACCAGCAACCCAGAGACTTGCCAAGTGGTTCGAA GATATATTCAACTGGTTGAAGGAAGTTCCCAGATACCTCATTCCAGCTTACTTTGATTCCATTGTGACAAGTGTATACCTCACTCTTATCAACCGGGCTTGGTCTTTAATGGGAGA GTTCATTTCTCAAGGGTCAGACTTTGCCAAGGCTCTGAGTCTGTGTTCAGTGCAGTTCTGTGGCGTTGTCAAGTCTGCAGTGATGCCACCTCTGTCTCCCAACCTGTCTTCACCTCAACCTCCAGCAGTCACAGATGGTTCAGGTTCAACGAAACAGATGTCTGTTACTATTGCTGCTG gATTACCGCATTTCTCAGTGGGTTACATGCGCAACTGGGGCCGAGACACATTTATTGCCCTTCCTGGAAATCTTCTCATCACTGGAAGATACGATGAAGCAAG ATGGATTATCTTGGCATATGCGAGCACAATGCGCCATGGCCTCATACCCAACCTTTTGGATGGAGGTACTAAGGCTCGATTCAACTGTAGAGATTCTGTCTGGTGGTGGCTCCAGTCCATCCAAAG GTATGTGGCAATTGTTCCTGATGGCAATCGCATCTTCAGGGACAGAGTGTCTCGTCTCTTCCCCTCTGATGACTCACCACCTCAAGAACCAGGCAGACAT GATCAGTTGTTAGAGGATGTGATTCAGGAGACCCTGCAGCGCCACTTCCAGGGAGTGAAGTTCCGTGAGAGGAATGCTGGTTTCCAGATTGACAGGGAGATGTGCGATGAAGGTTTCAACAACGAGATTGGAGTCAGTTTGGAAACAG GTTTTGTGCATGGTGGAACGGTTCACAACTGCGGTACATGGATGGACAAAATGGGTTCAAGTGAGCTGGCAGGAATCAAAGGCAAACCAGCAACACCAAGAGATGGTAGTGCTGTAGAAATTGTAGGCCTTTGCAAATCTGCTCTTCGCTTCCTGGGTCAGATGTATCGTGAAGACAAATTCAAATACAACAGTGTAGAAAGATACGATGACACAG GTAATGTCACTAAGTGGACATATGAATTCTGGGAAAAGAAAATTCAAGAGAACTTTGAGAAGTACTACTGGATAGATGAAAATCCAATTCCTGACAGGGAACCCAAGCCAGAACTTATCAACCGAAGGGGCATTTACAAAGATTCATATAATGCCTCTCAGTTCTGGGCAGATTACCAACTGCGTTGCAATTTCCCTGTAGCAGTTGCTGTG GCCCCAGAGATGTTCACTCCTAAACATGCGTGGATAGCCTTGAAAAATGCAGAAAAGATCCTGTTAGGTCCACTTGGAATAAAGACACTGGATCCCAGTGACTGGGCATACAATGGTGACTACGACAACGCAAATGATTCAGCAGACCCTAAGATTGCCCGAGGATACAACTACCATCAAGGACCA GAATGGGTATGGCCAGTGGGATGGCTTCTTCGTGCCCAGTTAGCTGTTGCTCCTAAGGTTGGAGGCTTTGAAGAATTGGGTCGCACTATGGGTCACGTGAAATCACTTCTTGCTCCTCACCTGACCCATGTTCTATCTGATGCCTGGCGATCACTACCTGAGCTAACTAATACTAATGGTGCACACTGTAAAGATTCCAATCCAGCTCAGTCATGGAGTACAGGATGTGTGCTTGAG gtACTGTGGGAGATGGATCGTATAGAACGGGGTCTGAGGCGCTCCAGCATGACCGGCATGTGA
- the LOC125027076 gene encoding glycogen debranching enzyme-like isoform X7 — MGVQDGAGVVTQGPQSQQMYTSDHMSPMTNSVNGTMGSEPKGLSLPKMGSGPGMSFSQQQPQVRVLTLNHGDHMDSTLFRLQKGWVLQLRPGPSLLGKAVSVFTNHPEDLGEGFTRNRYRRLQWKSDSRNKGDDTALYVEVVIISAGAFHFYFTYDDGVERERAQGSGYFIVDPTLTVGTNSESLSLDCVQCQTVLSKCLGPLPDWEQRLQVAYETGYNLVHFTPIQELGDSNSSYSIKDQHKLNTEFQTPDHQYTFADVEALIRRMRDEWKMLSLTDVVLNHTANDSNWIQDHPEATYNCQNSPHLRPAYLLDRVLYHMTVEVADGKWEDRGIPVAIREEKDLEAIKNVIHSHFLPQVKLHEFYTVDVDKTVEEFRRRISSNLPIVTRGKGDSSYKEEMVIIQDPNYGRRTCTVDMNIAVRLYNLASESNAKTLQGSGPEARDEEDRIVRCCAEFRRHVENLNQQRTSEIQAHLIQAVECVLGTIRYQRLQPDGPMIAEVSRDYPLVPPYFTHYGEDASLEEEEALMFGDKGCYLMAHNGWVMGDDPLNNFARSDCYVYLRRELVAWGDSVKLRYGEKPEDSPYVWDHMKRYCEYTARIFHGIRLDNCHSTPIHVAEYMLDAARKVRPDLYVIAELFTNSDLTDNVFVNRLGINSLIREAMSAPNSHEEGRLVYRYGGEPVGAFLLPPVRPLVPCIAHAIFLDLTHDNRSPAEVRTAWDMLPSTALVSMACCASGSTRGYDELVPHHIHVVDETRVYQAWTDAEPTRGECNESSGIVRCKRLLNKLHFELGANGYNQVFVDQVTEHVVTVTRHNPVTHQSVVLVAYTSFRPPAEARESHIRPLKVQGHLEEIIFEMQVKGKTSGEDDKSYPGFFNNDSEFINGLNSIIAEVKENIRPSESSLVRLTSPEDADETECQYTSEFTPGSVIAFRLSLLPRAQTAVNKIRGVLSEFGYKSRISEVTTHNVELMDIVNSLSLSDLNRVLYRCDEEEKDEGHGGGTYSIPNYGSLPYCGLQGVISVLSEIRVHNDLGHPLCSNLRDGDWMPEYIVTRLKHEPATQRLAKWFEDIFNWLKEVPRYLIPAYFDSIVTSVYLTLINRAWSLMGEFISQGSDFAKALSLCSVQFCGVVKSAVMPPLSPNLSSPQPPAVTDGSGSTKQMSVTIAAGLPHFSVGYMRNWGRDTFIALPGNLLITGRYDEARWIILAYASTMRHGLIPNLLDGGTKARFNCRDSVWWWLQSIQRYVAIVPDGNRIFRDRVSRLFPSDDSPPQEPGRHDQLLEDVIQETLQRHFQGVKFRERNAGFQIDREMCDEGFNNEIGVSLETGFVHGGTVHNCGTWMDKMGSSELAGIKGKPATPRDGSAVEIVGLCKSALRFLGQMYREDKFKYNSVERYDDTGNVTKWTYEFWEKKIQENFEKYYWIDENPIPDREPKPELINRRGIYKDSYNASQFWADYQLRCNFPVAVAVAPEMFTPKHAWIALKNAEKILLGPLGIKTLDPSDWAYNGDYDNANDSADPKIARGYNYHQGPEWVWPVGWLLRAQLAVAPKVGGFEELGRTMGHVKSLLAPHLTHVLSDAWRSLPELTNTNGAHCKDSNPAQSWSTGCVLEVLWEMDRIERGLRRSSMTGM; from the exons CTACCCAAGATGGGAAGTGGACCTGGCATGAGCTTTAGCCAGCAGCAGCCGCAGGTTCGTGTGCTCACCCTCAACCATGGTGACCACATGGACTCTACGCTCTTCCGTCTACAGAAAG gGTGGGTACTTCAGCTCCGTCCCGGCCCATCTCTGCTGGGGAAGGCCGTCAGTGTGTTCACCAACCACCCAGAGGACCTAGGAGAGGGTTTCACCCGTAACCGTTATAGACGTCTCCAATGGAAAAGTGACTCTCGCAATAAGGGTGATGATACAGCCCTCTATGTTGAAGTAGTCATCATTTCAGCAGGAGCTTTCCATTTCTATTTCACCTATGATGATGG AGTGGAACGTGAAAGAGCTCAGGGCTCTGGCTACTTCATTGTAGACCCAACCCTCACTGTAGGCACCAATAGTGAATCTTTGAGTTTGGATTGCGTTCAGTGCCAGACTGTGTTGTCGAAATGCCTAGGACCTCTGCCTGACTGGGAACAAAGGTTGCAAGTGGCTTATGAGACTGGCTACAATCTGGTTCATTTTACTCCCATTCAG gaaCTTGGTGATTCAAATTCTTCCTACTCAATAAAGGATCAGCACAAGCTTAACACTGAGTTCCAGACCCCAGACCACCAGTACACCTTTGCTGATGTTGAGGCTCTCATCAGGAGAATGAGGGATGAATGGAAGATGTTATCCCTGACTGATGTGGTGCTGAACCACACAGCCAATGATTCTAACTGGATCCAGGACCATCCTGAGGCAACCTATAACTGCCAGAACTCCCCTCACCTCCGTCCTGCTTATCTTTTGGATCGTGTACTGTACCATATGACAGTTGAAGTGGCTGATGGCAAATGGGAAGATCGTGGTATCCCGGTGGCCATCAGGGAAGAAAAAGATCTTGAG gcTATTAAGAATGTTATTCATAGCCATTTCCTCCCACAAGTTAAACTCCATGAATTCTACACTGTGGATGTAGACAAAACAGTTGAAGAGTTCCGTCGCAGAATTTCCAGCAACCTTCCAATCGTCACCAGAGGCAAGGGTGATTCTTCATACAAAGAGGAAATGGTCATCATTCAGGACCCCAATTATGGAAGAAGAACCTGCACAGTTGATATGAATATTGCTGTGAGACTCTACAATTTAGCCAG TGAGTCGAATGCGAAGACCCTCCAGGGTAGTGG ACCTGAAGCCCGTGATGAGGAAGATCGAATTGTACGTTGCTGTGCTGAGTTCCGACGTCACGTTGAGAACCTCAATCAGCAGCGCACAAGTGAGATCCAGGCACACCTCATCCAGGCCGTTGAATGTGTTCTGGGAACGATCAG ATACCAGCGACTTCAACCAGATGGGCCTATGATTGCAGAGGTTTCCAGAGACTACCCTCTAGTACCACC GTACTTCACTCATTACGGAGAAGACGCTTccctggaggaggaagaggccctTATGTTTGGCGATAAGGGTTGCTATTTGATGGCACATAATGGATGGGTCATGGGTGATGATCCACTGAATAACTTTGCGAGATCAGACTGCTATGTCTACCTACGAAGGGAGTTGGTTGCATGGGGAGACAGTGTGAAGCTCAG GTATGGTGAGAAGCCTGAAGACAGTCCCTACGTATGGGATCACATGAAACGTTACTGTGAATATACAGCTCGCATCTTCCATGGCATCCGCTTGGACAACTGCCATTCCACCCCAATTCATGTTGCAGAG tACATGTTGGATGCTGCAAGGAAAGTCAGGCCTGATTTGTATGTAATTGCAGAGCTCTTCACTAATTCTGATCTTACAGACAATGTTTTTGTCAACCGTCTGGGCATCAATTCATTGATTAGAG AGGCCATGTCAGCACCAAACTCACATGAAGAAGGAAGGCTTGTGTACCGCTATGGAGGTGAACCTGTGGGTGCATTCCTGCTTCCCCCTGTACGGCCTCTGGTACCATGCATTGCTCACGCCATTTTCTTGGACTTGACACATGACAACCGCAGCCCTGCAGAGGTGCGAACTGCCTGGGATATGTTACCCTCAACAGCCCTTGTCAGCATGGCATGTTGTGCTTCTGGGTCAACAAGAGGCTATGATGAGTTAGTGCCACATCAT ATTCACGTTGTAGATGAAACACGTGTATATCAGGCTTGGACAGATGCTGAGCCAACAAGAGGAGAATGTAATGAGAGCTCAGGCATTGTCCGTTGTAAGAGGTTGTTGAACAAACTTCATTTTGAGCTTGGAGCTAATGGCTATAATCAG GTATTTGTGGATCAGGTGACAGAACATGTGGTTACAGTAACACGTCACAATCCTGTTACACACCAGAGTGTTGTATTGGTTGCCTACACTTCCTTCCGACCTCCAGCAGAGGCTCGTGAAAGTCACATCAGGCCACTGAAAGTACAGGGACACCTTGAGGAGATCATCTTTGAGATGCAAGTGAAAGGAAAAACATCAGG GGAGGATGATAAGTCATATCCAGGCTTCTTCAATAATGACTCGGAATTCATTAATGGTCTGAACAGTATCATTGCTGAGGTGAAAGAGAACATCAGACCAAGTGAGTCTTCACTTGTGCGACTAACTTCACCTGAGGATGCAGATGAAACTGAGTGCCAGTACACTTCTGAATTTACACCTGGTTCAGTTATTGCATTCAG ACTAAGTCTTCTTCCTCGTGCTCAGACTGCAGTGAACAAAATTCGTGGAGTTTTGTCAGAATTTGGTTATAAA TCAAGAATCTCAGAAGTCACTACTCATAATGTTGAGCTGATGGACATTGTGAACTCACTGTCCCTTTCCGACTTGAATCGTGTGCTGTATCGCtgcgacgaagaggagaaagacgaaggccATGGAGGAGGAACTTACTCAATCCCCAACTATGGCTCACTACCCTACTGTGGTCTTCAAG GGGTGATTTCTGTGCTGAGTGAGATTCGTGTGCACAATGACCTCGGACATCCTCTGTGTAGTAACCTCCGTGATGGTGATTGGATGCCTGAGTATATTGTCACACGTCTTAAACATGAACCAGCAACCCAGAGACTTGCCAAGTGGTTCGAA GATATATTCAACTGGTTGAAGGAAGTTCCCAGATACCTCATTCCAGCTTACTTTGATTCCATTGTGACAAGTGTATACCTCACTCTTATCAACCGGGCTTGGTCTTTAATGGGAGA GTTCATTTCTCAAGGGTCAGACTTTGCCAAGGCTCTGAGTCTGTGTTCAGTGCAGTTCTGTGGCGTTGTCAAGTCTGCAGTGATGCCACCTCTGTCTCCCAACCTGTCTTCACCTCAACCTCCAGCAGTCACAGATGGTTCAGGTTCAACGAAACAGATGTCTGTTACTATTGCTGCTG gATTACCGCATTTCTCAGTGGGTTACATGCGCAACTGGGGCCGAGACACATTTATTGCCCTTCCTGGAAATCTTCTCATCACTGGAAGATACGATGAAGCAAG ATGGATTATCTTGGCATATGCGAGCACAATGCGCCATGGCCTCATACCCAACCTTTTGGATGGAGGTACTAAGGCTCGATTCAACTGTAGAGATTCTGTCTGGTGGTGGCTCCAGTCCATCCAAAG GTATGTGGCAATTGTTCCTGATGGCAATCGCATCTTCAGGGACAGAGTGTCTCGTCTCTTCCCCTCTGATGACTCACCACCTCAAGAACCAGGCAGACAT GATCAGTTGTTAGAGGATGTGATTCAGGAGACCCTGCAGCGCCACTTCCAGGGAGTGAAGTTCCGTGAGAGGAATGCTGGTTTCCAGATTGACAGGGAGATGTGCGATGAAGGTTTCAACAACGAGATTGGAGTCAGTTTGGAAACAG GTTTTGTGCATGGTGGAACGGTTCACAACTGCGGTACATGGATGGACAAAATGGGTTCAAGTGAGCTGGCAGGAATCAAAGGCAAACCAGCAACACCAAGAGATGGTAGTGCTGTAGAAATTGTAGGCCTTTGCAAATCTGCTCTTCGCTTCCTGGGTCAGATGTATCGTGAAGACAAATTCAAATACAACAGTGTAGAAAGATACGATGACACAG GTAATGTCACTAAGTGGACATATGAATTCTGGGAAAAGAAAATTCAAGAGAACTTTGAGAAGTACTACTGGATAGATGAAAATCCAATTCCTGACAGGGAACCCAAGCCAGAACTTATCAACCGAAGGGGCATTTACAAAGATTCATATAATGCCTCTCAGTTCTGGGCAGATTACCAACTGCGTTGCAATTTCCCTGTAGCAGTTGCTGTG GCCCCAGAGATGTTCACTCCTAAACATGCGTGGATAGCCTTGAAAAATGCAGAAAAGATCCTGTTAGGTCCACTTGGAATAAAGACACTGGATCCCAGTGACTGGGCATACAATGGTGACTACGACAACGCAAATGATTCAGCAGACCCTAAGATTGCCCGAGGATACAACTACCATCAAGGACCA GAATGGGTATGGCCAGTGGGATGGCTTCTTCGTGCCCAGTTAGCTGTTGCTCCTAAGGTTGGAGGCTTTGAAGAATTGGGTCGCACTATGGGTCACGTGAAATCACTTCTTGCTCCTCACCTGACCCATGTTCTATCTGATGCCTGGCGATCACTACCTGAGCTAACTAATACTAATGGTGCACACTGTAAAGATTCCAATCCAGCTCAGTCATGGAGTACAGGATGTGTGCTTGAG gtACTGTGGGAGATGGATCGTATAGAACGGGGTCTGAGGCGCTCCAGCATGACCGGCATGTGA